The following proteins come from a genomic window of Nocardiopsis sp. YSL2:
- a CDS encoding LacI family DNA-binding transcriptional regulator yields the protein MAKSGDGRRRPTLEMVAERAGVGRGTVSRVINGSAQVSPRTREAVHNAIAELGYSPNQAARTLVTRRTDTIALVVSEPRDLLFTDPFFADIIRGVSSVLHERDLQLMLTTARTEAEHKRIGDYLGGSHVDGALLVSMHRDDPLPTRLAEAGVPVVHGGRPHSPTEPTPYLVDIDNVGGARLATRHLLDSGRRRVATITGPMDMNAGLERLRGYQEVLTEAGLGVDERLVVQGDFTAESGAEAMEHLLDAGGEPDAVFVASDLMALGALRVLRQREVRVPDDVAVVGFDDSIMAQHSEPSLTTIHQPTVRMGQEMARLLVDVAIPGGVEAEKVVLDTHLVMRDSG from the coding sequence GTGGCCAAGAGCGGTGATGGTCGGCGTCGCCCGACCCTCGAGATGGTGGCCGAACGCGCGGGCGTGGGCCGCGGAACCGTCTCACGGGTGATCAACGGGTCGGCCCAGGTCAGCCCCCGTACCCGCGAAGCCGTGCACAACGCCATCGCCGAACTCGGCTACAGCCCCAACCAGGCGGCCCGAACCCTGGTCACGCGGCGCACGGACACGATCGCCCTCGTGGTGTCCGAGCCCCGCGACCTGCTGTTCACCGACCCCTTCTTCGCCGACATCATCCGCGGGGTCAGCTCGGTCCTGCACGAGCGAGACCTGCAGCTGATGCTGACCACGGCCCGTACCGAGGCCGAGCACAAGCGGATCGGCGACTACCTCGGCGGATCCCACGTGGACGGCGCGCTGCTGGTGTCGATGCACCGCGACGACCCGCTGCCGACCAGGCTCGCCGAAGCCGGCGTTCCGGTCGTCCACGGCGGCCGGCCGCACTCGCCGACCGAACCGACCCCCTACCTGGTCGACATCGACAACGTGGGCGGCGCGCGGCTGGCCACACGGCACCTGCTGGACTCCGGCCGGCGCAGGGTGGCCACCATCACCGGCCCCATGGACATGAACGCGGGCCTGGAGCGCCTGCGCGGGTACCAGGAGGTCCTGACCGAGGCCGGACTCGGGGTGGACGAGCGCCTCGTCGTCCAGGGGGACTTCACCGCCGAGAGCGGCGCGGAGGCGATGGAGCACCTGCTCGACGCGGGTGGAGAGCCCGACGCCGTCTTCGTGGCCTCGGACCTGATGGCGCTGGGCGCGCTGCGCGTACTGCGCCAGCGGGAGGTGCGGGTGCCCGACGACGTCGCGGTGGTCGGATTCGACGACTCGATCATGGCCCAGCACAGCGAGCCCTCGCTGACCACCATCCACCAGCCCACCGTGCGGATGGGGCAGGAGATGGCCCGTCTGCTCGTGGACGTGGCGATCCCGGGCGGGGTCGAGGCCGAGAAGGTCGTACTCGACACCCATCTGGTGATGCGCGACTCCGGCTAG